ATCATCctggtttaattttatttaatcattaattgagaaacaatataataaaagttaaaatttatgtgttCAATTATATAGAATTAAAGTGAAATACAATagcacataaataaataaaattgatttgtATTCTTTTTAATTTATTTACTTTCGTCTCTTTTCTAAATATGTTTGAATATTTCAATACCATTGATTTAGTCAAACATATTTATATACATTTCATTAAATTAATCAAGGTTCCTTTAAATGTATCTTCTTATCCTATTATAAAAAATTGAAGAAGCAGTCAAtgtttttataatatatttatatattttttattttctaatggAATGTTTTACATGTATTTTAATTCTATTTGGAATTAATTCATCTGGTGAAGGTATTTCAACATCCATGGGAAACAATGTGTAAGAAAAGAATGGTATCAAGTTTGAGAATACCCAAGTGAAATAAAATATTTAAGCAAACTTTGAACCAAATAATGATGTGGGTATCTTCTAAATTATATCTTTTATGGAAAGAATTGATGCCTAGCAAGGAGGAGAATGAGGAGGAGAAAGGGAAGGAGGAGAAAGGGGTAAAAGAGACGGTGGTGGGGGAGAAGAGGTTATAGGAGGAGAAAGGGGTATAAGGGGCGGCAATGAGGAAGGAGGGATTATGGGAGGAGAAAGAGTTATAGGAGGTGGGGGGGGAGGAGAAGAGGTTGTAGGAGGAGAATGGGTTataggaggtggtggtggaggagagaAGATTGCAAGAGGAGAACAGGTtgtaggtggtggtggtggtggtggaggagaagAGATTATAGGAGGTGGTTGGGAAGAAGAGCTTATAGGAGGAGAAATGATTACAAGAGGTAGTGGCGGGGGAGAAGGGGTGAAAGGGGGAGGGAGGTGGAGGTGAAGTGGGCATAGAAGATCCATTTGGAGGCAGTGGTGGGGGAGAAGGGGTGAAAGGGGGAGGCGGCGAAAGGGAGGGAGGTGGAGGTGAAGTGGACATAGAAGATCCATTTGGAGGCGGTGGGGGAAGATAGTGGGAAAACGACATTGTTGTGAGACAAAGAATAAGAACGATGATTACCAACGAAGAAGGGAATTGCATTGTGTGGGGTTAAATCCCTTGCACTTGCTTTTGCGGTAATGAGGATGATTTAAGGCTTGTCACTCTATTAAAGTAGAGCTGGTAGCGTGTTGGGCTAGCGACGCCGTTGACATTTCTTATCTACAATTTAAGAAAACATCTTTTATTTTCTGAGTTGATCATTCCACGGCTATCGTTCTATTAAAAATTTAACTCTGGAGCATTTTTTCAATTAGATTTATGATTATCGGGTTGAGTGAATTAATAAGTGAGTTAAAAGAAGTTAGCTAATTGTATGGGGGGTAGATTGGTAAGTTGACTAGGTGAGTGAAGGAATTGAGTGATTGGATGAAGAAGTGAAGTGATTAGATGAGGGAGTTGACTAATAGTATGGATGAGTGAGTGGAATGAATAGATTGTTGAGTGGATTGATTTGACTAAGGAGTTAACTAATCTTGatttattagttaattaaataaaatgaaatttaaaaatttaattatttatttaatggatcATTGTAGAATAAGAGGTGAAATTTaggatattaaatatttatttgatagataacaaatATTAAGTGGATTATGACATTTTGTTAAAATAATAGATAATATAAGAaaatagtttattttaattaaataatgaagagtGGATTATGACATTTTGTTAAAATAATAGATAATATAAGAAAATagcttattttaattaaataatgaagaattACTTAATAAAATGATGATGTACTAATTATTAATGACAATAATAGGataaaaattcatattaataatgatgatgatgattagtgAAGAATAATGATAACAAAAGTGAAATTATTTTAATGTCTACACtagtttgaaaaattaaataacaatCATCTATCATAACTATTTCAACCTCCTCTTCCTCtacaacaaaatatatattttttaattattttatctgaATTTAAATCTAATCATTTACATGTTTTATCTCAACCCTccatataaaatattttaattattaatattttaaaataatttttttttgaaattgaatttatcTTGTGAATTATTAGACCATATTAATATCTTACACATCTAAAATTCATTTACGAATGTTTTCTTATCTCTTTCCAGTACCTATTAATAACTTGTATTCTTTGTAACTATATACTTTCTTTaataaagaagagaagaaaagaaaaatgatgtaACACGGAACGTTTGTCAAGGTATCCACCTACATCATCATTTAACACTCTTACGACCATAAAACCTTCCGGTCATAGTACACATCGATAAGTTTCCTCCATATGACCGACGGCGCTAAGGTGCGTGAAAGCTAGTTAAAACAAAAGCTTGGAAAAGTCAGAGTTCTCTAGTCCGAAAATGCCTCCCACGTAGCAATGGCCAATTCGCCATCGGCGCGCAATTGGCTCCGCGTAAAGCGAAAACGTGGAGAATTTTACGGGCTCTTGCcctataaattggagcctcctcCCCTAGTTAATTCTCTCATCGCTTGGCGAAGTTTTCTTGTTATCAGACTATTAGTCTGCTGTGAGATCTGAAGAGCAGTGTTAGGGTTTGTCTCTGAAGAAATTGAAGGTTTTTACTATTGTTTCCTGCTGTGAAATCTGAAGCGCAGCGTTAGGGTTTGTCTCTGAATAAATTGAAGGGTTTTTACCTTATTTCCCTCTGTGATATCTGAAGCGCTGCGGTAGGGTTTGTCTCTGAAGAAATTGGAGGTTTTTAATTGTTATTTCCTGCTGTGAGATTTGAAGCGCAGCGTTAGGGTTTGTCTCTGAAGGAATTGGAGATTTTTAACAGCTAATTGTTGATCTCAAGTCCGATTCTTGTTGTGCCATTATGCCTCATCGGGGCAGGATGCATCTTCCTCATTTTCCTTTGCAGTTTAGTTCCAAGAAAGGTGAGGAGTTTTACAAGGATGTGCCTAAGGGCTGTCTCGCCCTCTACGTTGGAAAGGGAGAAGAACAGAGGCGTTGTGTGATTCCTGTGGAATACATAAACCATCCTCTGTTCGAGAAGTTTCTCAAGGAAGCCGAGGAAGAGTACGGGTTTGAGCAGCAAGGCAGGATTGTCATTCCATGCCATCTCTCCGACTTTCAGAGCGTGCAGGAAGTGATCGACAGAGAAAGTCATCAATCTCATCGCCACGCACACGTGAGCTGCTTTGGTTGATAAATTATGTAATTCAGTCGATCTGTGGGTGAGCAGAGCACTCAAACCCTGGCTCACTGGCTTTGCCTTTTCATGTTAGGGTTTGGGTGTCTGTTAGTCCAGCCGATGAGAGAGATAAGTGTGTAACATATGTAAAAATTATATGTAAAACATTAATTGATTTATTTCTGTAATCATGACTTGTGCATGAAGAATCGGGGGTCTATGAACTGTCAGGACCGACCAACCAACGATGCAAGATTTCCCGGGACATGATTCGCTTTCTGTCATCCTCGATTGTCGTATCATATTGATGGATGAAAGCTTTTGTCCCCATTGGAATTGATTAAGATTGGGTCTTAAAAGAATTTTGCCTTTGAAAGCTGCGCCTCAAACCCGGACGTCTTATGGTACATTGTTTATGGTCTGCTGTAGCTATATAGAATACAAGCCCCTTTGGCATACAAATTCTTTCATATGCTTGGAGAATTCCTCCATGTTCAAGTTAATAACGTGCTTGActgtcattttttattatttataacgGCGTGGCAAAATCCAAGCACTTCAAACAGGAGCCTTCTTTCCTCTTTCCTAGCTCTTGGATTCCAAATTTAGTCCCTGTGATGGACTCTtaagattattattttataaattatgACATTTTTTACTATTATAATCTTACAAattacaagaattttttttttaaaagtgaatGACTAACATAGAacaataaaaaagagagaaaaagtgtAGATGTTGCCAAGGTTGACTATCAAAAAGGTAACACCaattttttcattcatttttaATCCATACAAATTAATTATATccaaaaattgatattttgaatTTAGGGCATACTCATACTATACATGACTTGTATTTATTATGTTGCCAAGGTTGACTACCAAGAGATAACACcaaatttttcattcatttttaaCCCATACAAAAGTTATTTATATccagaaattgatattttgaattTAGGACATACTCATACTATACATGTCTTGTATTTTTTTTGGTTTAAGATTGGAGTACAAATGAATAAGGTTCATTAGGTAATGGATGAAATTATAATGTTAAAGTACATGGTGATATTCAAGGCAcattaaaaatattatgatttataatTTGAATAATATTTTCAATGTTGATGAATAAAAACCTCTCATTTCTAATTGGAATAAAAAGGAAAATCTATATTTCAAATATTTATAAGGAAACATGTGAATGATCATAATCATCCATCATAATAAGTGATTACATTCAATGTTGTAGGATATGAATTACACAAACTTATCAATTTTAATTTACAAAATATGTGTACTTGTAAAAGAGAGAATACAAATTCACTTTAGAATGAAAGATATGGATAAAAACTTATCAATTTTAATTTACAAAATATGTGTACTTGTAAAAGAGAGAATACAAATTCACTTTAGAATGAAAGATATGGATAAAAACTTATCAATTTTAATTTACAAAATATGTGTACTTGTAAAAGAGAGAATACAAATTCACTTTAGAATGAAAGATATGGATAAATTTATTTAGTAATACTAAATTAAATCATCTATTATCAAATAACTAGACAAACTTGATGTCTATTTGAAACTTGTAACTTGCATAATGTAATAAAAGAGTTATGAAATACATGTTTATCTATGTGATCCAATGAAGATTCCCATTATGTTCAAATCAAGGTATGTTTTTGCTATGATAAGTGATTTTTCTAAGATAATGATAGTATATTTCATGATCATTTTCTTAGTCTATAACATTCAAATTCTTAGTGAAATAGACAAGAGATAGATCAATATTTTTACGTACAATAAAAAGAAGAGATCAACTCAAATTTATTTGAagaaaattattttctaaaaaataatatGGAAATGGTGATTCAAGTTAAATCATATTATATGGATATGATAATATACATTCTTAACTAGATTCCATTTTTAAAATTGTAGAAGAGTTGTGGACATGAAGGGAACCCTTTGAAAGTGAGTTTTATGTTTTTAAgtgtattaattttttattaattttttataaaaaaaatatgaaaaataaaacattGTGTATGCTTGTTGTTAGCTATGGTGATAAGTGAAAGATACAATTTATGTCTAAGAAAAAATTTCATTAGTAATGTTTTTTCTAGATGAGAAAATATCtttattttataataattataaatatattgaTAATATTGTATGAAtaaatttttgatatgtaataatATTGTATGGATAATTACTTTAATAATTTTTAACAATTTTTAGtcttaataaaaaataagattAGAAACATGAACATAAAATGAATCAAGTTTTTGAGAGGTTCTAATGATAAAACAAAATTctagtcaaacaacaaaataaaatttaaagattTAATGATTGAAATGTTTTTGATATTGAAAGCAGTCAAAACTAGGGGGTTGGCCCAAATACAGGCATAGTAACAACAAAAGATCAATTGTTAGCAGAATTACACCATAGACGCAGCCTCCtaaaactttcctctatcaaaaaccttAAACATACTAGCCATATCAACAAAGTTTATTAGAGTCATAATAAACAAAAAGATATGCCACGTAGGGCTAAAGATAATCGAGTCAGAGATGAACCAACAGAGATTATAACTATGATCATAACTAAAAAAACTAAGGCCACAAAGGtcatccaaaaaaaacaaaaaaccaccATGCAGCAAGCATCCTTATTTCTTTTTACCATGACTGAGCTTGGGTAGGAGCATCCTAGCCCATTCTTTGGTAAGAAATTTAAAGAGGTCTTTGTAGTCCTCTTCCTCCTTTCGTTTTCATTTATGGGTGTTCTCCTGCAAGAGACAAAGGGTGGTCGCAGAGCTGTGCATGACCTTCAACGCAAACTTGGTGACCTCCTGAAGCCTTTTTTTAGTGATCGTCGCTCTATTGACAATTTCCTGCATTTTCTCATTCAGggcatccactttcttttccatttCTAGCATTTTGTCATCTGCTTCCTCCTTGATATTGCTAGCTTCCTCCACAATAACCATTTTCTCAATCCTAAGGGTAGGGGACGAAGAATTGGCCCAGGAATTGGGGTCAACAATCAGGTTCATAGAGTTGTTAGGGATTTCAAAAACATGGGTAGAGCTTTCAGGTAGGGGGGCTGAGGTGGATTGGGATGAGGCCACTTTTCTAGGGGGGTTGGTATCATCCCCCGCATTCTTAGAATCACCCGTgtcatgggatgaggaggggtccTTCAAGGATTTATCTTTTTCAGGGGGTTTGGATGCCAATCTCACAGAGCGACGAGGGTTGTTAGCTTCATCAGTGATCTCCACATCAGAGTCAATTTGTTGAATCTTCACCTTCTTGGGTTAAAAGGGTTTAGAGTCCTCCGAGTGGCAGgtacatttttttcttttcttgttgaGAGTAGAGACCTATAGAGGGTAGGCATTGGAGGGACCACGTTCAAGCATAAGAGTAGGGTTTTTTTTTTTAGGGTTAGCAGTGGCCAAGGGTAGGGACTGACTTTTAGGCACATTTTGAACAAAGATCGTGTGGAGAGGGAAAAGATCTAGGTGGAAATTATACAGGCGAAGAATGAGACCTTGATGGAGAATAGTAGAATCCATTATTTTTTTCTTCGCTTCAGCAACATCTTTGACATTAGCAGCCATAGAATGCAGTAAAAAGAATGGAATAGAAAGAAGATCCCTATTTCTAAGATGATTGAGAAATgggagatggtagtagtagaaaaCCCCATACCACCCTttgagggtaaaatatttcatgATGATGTAGCACACCTCATCCCACAGAGACATAAGCTCCTCACGATTGAACCCACTAGTCTGCTTCACAGGATTCTCACCATCGCGGAAGAATTGATTCAGACTAGTGGTGTctgagatacaactctactttttccatttttggtcCTCCATAGAAAGGCCCGTCGCCTGTTCTATAACCTCCTCATTCACTTCAAATGAAATTCCACCCACAATGACCCTTCTATCAACCTAGGAAGCCACAAACTATTTAGACAATCTCTCATCATTGCCCTTCATATTCTCCATGAATTTATCTATCCCTCCTTCCGTGCACACGAACCATAGCGCCAACTTGGCTTTGAATTCATTCGTCTTATCTGGCTCAAGTCTCAGTCTGTCACCCCCCATATCTACTTCCTCCAGCTCAACAGTAGTAGTGAGAAGCAAGGACTTAGAATTGAAGAGCCACTCAAGAGCAAATGAAGAGTTTAGAAACAGACCCACCAAACTTCGTAATAAGCAGTGCAATAATTATCGTAATTATTTCAGGTCATGTTTAAAAAAACCCACCAAGCCCAAGATCTATTCCACTCATGTGAACCTTCAATCCGTCTAGTATTGATTAGACAAGATGGGCTATTGCCTTTATCAACACCAATGTCATTCGTCCGAATGATTTAAAAATTTCTACCTTTCCCGATATCGGTACTCCGCAAGGAAATAAAATCAGTATCCAGCCACCTTGGGTTATTTTGGGAATAATAACTAGGCCATATGTTGCCACGTGGGATATCCATCTAGCAATTGCTAGGCTCCAACTtcaagttcaaaatttgaaaattgataaTCATCATCATATTACAAATGGATAAGAGGAAAAGAAGGGGGAGATTAAACATTATTAGCACTTAACTTTCCCTCTCAAGGATCTCCTTGGTAGCCACTAGCAGCAGATGAACATTCCTCCAACATCGTAAGCCATCTTGCAGCATGCCAAAAGTAGCCATGGAGTCAGTAGCCGCATTTCCTTCTCTGTAGATATGGTACATAGTGAAACTATCAAGGTTAGCTAAGAGCATTCTAACATCCCTCAATATCACTTCCACTTTCCATCCCGCCGCACTTCTTCCATTGACAACCTCCACAACTAttttagaatcaccttcaatttcaagTTGGTTGATACCTGTAGACATATAACAATGAcaactttcctaagtgaatatttaatattcattttaacctcattcctctatttaattaaattctatttaattaaattattcacattcctctatttaattaaatgaattacttaatttatttaattaagttcacctaagcctttcatagcctttaattaaataaatcactttatttaattaattcccctttctcccattttaattaaatttaccaaggatggagcattgtacctgcaaacaagcagcataaataaagaataaagaatatggaccctccataatggttcatgctcatatggtcaaggtatatgttgtagtcagcaagccatagtgattcgtgactgtattttgcataagatcatgtagcttagtgaacatcccacgtagacaccattagtacatgccccagaacttcattggaataatttgcagAAGATACAAACAATGCTTGGGAACCATCCCAACCActttaatcacttgtggatatcttggagtagtgtaggaacctgatataaatgaataaagaaCTTATCAAACTTggccaagtacttgatagcttaaacaaaattttcttgtcaaagaaaaatgttaacatgtctttgttttggtaaggaaggatgcatctgtgttaagacagttgtgtgtcgGTGTTGAGCGTTTTGTTGgtatgataagtggtcatcgtttgagtatttcataatgtttgtttggtatctgcatggatgtgtatatacaaagtgttgccatgtttttaattgattttttatgttttctgatgtttttggattttgtgagtggttttgaatgtttttggtattttgtgagatagttttgaatgaagaacccaatgaatcataagtaatgtagaaccCACTTCCATTAATAGGTTAAGGACATTGCCctcagtttagacatgactatgaaaaagtgggatgcaagacgcatgaagtattatccttgactacagatcaataacaagccatggttttgactgatggatgTGTGAATGCAATGAAtttgatcacaacaagtctgaaagacaatggatccgcacttacccaaggtgccaccggagtggttgttcaccgtttggatgcatgatttgtctttactattttgatttttttgtatttgtttttctttaggacatttatctgattgtttttggtgtttttctgatatgtatgcgagcctgatgctctatacagcttatgtataaaaccttttgaggtacatgttgttgattggatctactagcggttctccttctgaagtagccaattgatatgccccagacccaaatacagtggTGATAACATATGGATCCAGCCaacttgattcaaactttccttgatgttctttgtttggttggttataaggattctctcgaagaacaagatcacctacctcaaatgtacgaggtctaactcgatgattatagcttctactcatgcgttgctgataggctttgaggtgattgtatgcagcttgtcgtttctcatcaagtagttctaaatcttggagacgtgagactctgtatgcgtcatcatctatgagattatgcaaggaaacccgtagagacggtatctcgacctcaataggaaggacgACTTTTGcgccataaaccagtgagtagggagttgtgcctgtaggggttcaaatgctagttcgatatgcccatagtgttggatttaattgaacatgccaatcatggtcgacatcattgactatctttttgaggattcttaatatgttcttgtttgatgcttcagcctgaccattgccttgtgggtaatagggagtggaaaagaggtgttggatgtgacacttctcatagagctcacggacatcctaatttttgaaaggaagcccattatctgtgatgatggacatgggtacaccataccaacagatgatgtaattaaggatgaataaggcgatctgcttgccagtgacttgggtaagtggaatagctttgatccactttgtgaatttttcagtggtggtaataatgaatttatggccgttggatgaagatggatggattttacccacaaggtcaagtccccattgacaaaagggccatggagttgtgattggttttaattcctgtgttggtgcatgtattagatctccataaacttggcatttcttgcattttctgacaaaataagagtctttttccatatgatcttctttgctaaggatggACCGCTtgcgtgagtcccacaaattccttcatgtacctcttccaacaccttttttatctcatcctattccaaacatcaaaggagagtaccatcaagactgcatcagtatagggtttcagcaatgatggtatatcgagcggtttggtgaatgaaggttttgcgttggttattcgattaGTTAGGAGGAAGTGTACGATCGTGAAGGTAAGTGTAAAACTCgacgtaccatggggattcagaaccaacaaaacaacatatcatctcggattcagggatatcataagcgggaatccaaagttgttctaccaagaactcatagcgtgttgaattctatggaa
The nucleotide sequence above comes from Cryptomeria japonica chromosome 11, Sugi_1.0, whole genome shotgun sequence. Encoded proteins:
- the LOC131069245 gene encoding auxin-responsive protein SAUR32 translates to MHLPHFPLQFSSKKGEEFYKDVPKGCLALYVGKGEEQRRCVIPVEYINHPLFEKFLKEAEEEYGFEQQGRIVIPCHLSDFQSVQEVIDRESHQSHRHAHVSCFG